The DNA sequence CAAGATGCTGAGATGAAAGTGCTCTTTGAAGAAGAATTACATTCTCTTGAAGAGCAGCTTAAAAAAGAACAACAATCACTCGAAAATATTCTATATCCACCAGATCCGCTTGATGATCGCTCAGTGTTTCTTGAAATTAGAGCAGGCACTGGCGGCCAGGAAGCGGCGCTTTTTGCTGCTGATCTTATGAAAATGTATACAAACTATGCATTATCAAAAGGATGGCAAGTTTCTCTTGCGGATATGAGCGAAACGGATTTGGGCGGTATTCGAGAGGTAACCCTTCATATTCAAGGTGATGGTGTTTTTGGTCATTTAAAATTTGAAGCGGGTGTGCATCGTGTGCAACGTGTACCAAAAACCGAAACGCAAGGGCGTGTTCATACCTCTACGGCGACAGTGGCGGTGCTTCCGGAAGCTGATGAAGTAGAATTTAATATCAGCCCCGCAGATTTGCGCGTCGATACATTTAGAGCCGGCGGCGCAGGCGGGCAACATGTTAATAAAACCGAATCTGCTGTTCGCATAACGCATATTCCAACTGGCGTCGCAGTCGCATGCCAAGAGGAACGCTCGCAGCATAAAAATCGTGCAAAAGCGATGAAGATGCTCCAATCACGGCTTTTAATGGCTCAACGAGAAAAACAAGAGCTTGAAGAAAGTCATAAACGAAAAGAGATGGTGGGAACCGGTATGCGTGCAGAAAAAGTGCGTACGTATAATTTTCCACAAAACCGCGTTACCGATCACCAAGTTGAAGTGACGCTCAAAAAGTTGGATCGCGTTATTGAAGGCGATCTTGAAGATATTATTCAGCCCCTGATAGCTAAAGGGCTAGAAGATCGGCGCAAAGCGCTCGCAAAAGCAATTTAACAATTCTTGTTTTTTTTCAATCTAATTAGATAAGTTCTCCTTGTAAATTTTTAAGGAGAATTAATGAATCTGCTTTTTAACGTAATTGCATTAGCAATCGGTCTTTTGTTTCCAGTAATTAATTATCTCGGATTTGAATGGTACTATCCACGTCCCCAGTTTGATATTCAAGTTTACGAATCATTTCATTTTTATGGCACACTCGTTGTTTGCGTGTTAGCTCTTTTGATTGGTACTTATTTAGTAACGCGTAAAATTAATTTTGTCGGGGTTGGTCTTATATTTGGAGCGGTATTATCAATCGTTTTCAACTTTGTGCGTTATTCATATCATTTGAGTCGTGGAATTCAATTTGGAGTAGCTATTGGGATTTTTGTGCTGTTAATCGTTCTAGGAGTTTATTTTGCTAGTCGTCGAGATTTATAATTTTTTGGGATTGAGCTCCTGAGTAGTTTCATTATACTGGAAGAATAGTCTCTTTTCTCTACTCCCAGGAGCTTGCATGTTTTCTTATCTTCTAGAATATAATCGATACATGAATTTAATCGGTATCTTCGTGATACTTGGTATTGCGTTCTTGTTTTCGCGCAATCGCCGTGCAATAAATTATAAATTAATTATTAACGCCCTTGTTCTGCAATTTATTATTGGCATCATTACTCTTCGCACATCGGTTGGCCATCGCATTGTTCAATCAATTGCAAACATTGTAACCATTGTGTACAAATGTGCAGATGCGGGAGTTTCTTTTGTATTTGGCAATCTGGGTGATCCGTCTCAAGCATGGGGATTCATTTTTGCAGTTAAGGTTTTGCCAATTATTATTTTCTTTGGCGCACTCATGGCTGCACTTTTTCATTGGGGTATTATCCAGCGCGTTGTTTGGGCGATTGGCCATGTTGTGCAACCATTTTTGGGAACATCTGGCGCTGAGACACTGTGCGCCGTAGCAAATAGTTTTTTGGGGCAAACAGAAGCGCCATTATTGATTCGTAATTATTTACCAACCATGACAAAATCTGAAATCATGGTAGTGATGGTGAGTGGAATGGGAACGGTGAGCGGCGCAATTCTTGCTGTTTTTGGTCAAATGGGTGTACCAATGGTGCACTTACTCACCGCAAGCGTGATGGCGATTCCTGGATCAATGTTGATTGCAAAGATTCTTTATCCGGAAGAAGAAAAGCCTAAAACATCGCGTGGTGCGCAAGTTTCTATAGCGGGTACGACCGAAACTATTTTTGATGCGCTTGCGATTGGTACAACAGACGGAATGTATCTAGCTTTAAACGTTGGCGCTATGCTGATCTCGTTTCTTTCACTCATTGCATTAATTAACGTTATTCTTGGATCTGGATCAGAAGCGCTTAACTATTATTTAGCGGATGTCGGCGTTCGTATGCCCCATCTAAGTTTGAACTATATTTTTTCTTACGTATTTGCGCCATTTGGTTATTTACTTGGTTTTACCGGAACAGAAGCGCAGCAAGCAGGGCAACTTTTGGGCACAAAGGTAACCATCAATGAACTGATCGCGTATAGCGAAATGGTGAAGATGGGATTATCTGATCGTCTTGTTATAATAATGACGTACGCGCTTTGCGGCTTTTCTAATTTCTCTTGCATCGGGATTCAGATCGGCGGAATTGGCGTATTAGTTCCTGAAAAGCGTCCATGGCTTTGCGAATTAGGGCTTGTCGCGGTACTTGGCGGTTCGCTTTCTAATTTATTATCGGCACTTATTGCTGGATTGTTACTGTAATTATTTTACAAGCATTTCAATCGTATTATTGTGCACAATTTGTAAACCAACTGCTTGGTATTCTAGTAGTTTAGTTGGGCGTGAAGTCCAATTGATAATGTGTGGTTCGCGCACAATAATCCCAACATCAGCTGCTGCCAAATACTGGTAGATTTCATTATGCGCTACGTTTAATATGCGATATGCATTTACGGCAAGACTATTTTTTTTGCAAAGTGCCTCAAAGATGGTTGGCTCGTTAGTTAGAATTAATAAAAATGAATCGCTACTGAGCTCGTGCATTTTTTTAAAATAGATAATCGTTTCTTCCGGGCATTGCCACGCCTTTGCAGAACCATTATAGCAATATACTTTTGCATGTGGGTCAATTAAAAGTCGGCTACGCGTTGTGCCTCTCCATGCGATTTTTTTTTCAGAAGAAATCTGAGAAGGAATATCTCCGTGCGCGATTGAAATAGATAACGCGGGCGCTTTGTATTCTTTAATTAAATAATCTTTAAGCGCAGTACTTACTGCTTCAATAGAAATCTGAAAGTCATTGGTTGTTTGTGCATAGGCAGTGTGTTCTAGTTTTTTATACAATTGCGTGCGTAGTGCGTGCAAGCTTCTAGTAAAAAAATGAATATCTTTGTGCGTGAACGCATATTCTTCTGCCAATAATCCACGTGCTTGAATGGTTAAATCTACGCATCGGGTTTTTTGCGCCGCTTTTTTGCAAATGTATCCTGCTAACGGCCCACGAGCGATAAGAGAATATTTGGTATATTTTTTGAGAACTTTTTTTAATTGCATAATCGCAGGAATTAAACTGAACTTTCCAATGTACGGAATTTTTTTGAGTACGATGAGCTTGAATGGGCTGTGATAGTTTCCAAATTTTTTAGGAACTCGTTCGAATGAAATAATATGAATAGAGCAATCTGGGTGATTGTTTTGATATTTTTTCAATGGCTCGAGCACTTGGCTTTCAAATACGGAATTACTTATTCCGTCGTAAGTAACAAACAACAGGGATGGTTTATTGTTTTTATTCATCGTCGGTATCGCTTGACTCACTTGACGTCGAATTGGTTAGGAGTGGAACAGTTTCTTCCTCGTCGCTGAGCGTGATGCTTTCTGGGCTTTGTTGACCGTCGCTACTAAATGGTTCTTCTTCGCCATAATATGATGAGGAATAAATATAAGGAATAATAGGTAATTGATGGCGCTCGTTTCCTGAGGTTTTTATCCAAATATTCAGCTGCTTGGCTTTTTGATGGATCGCATCCCAGTGCGCCATTTGCTTTTTTGAGAGAAGTAGCGTATTTAATTGAGGAAATGACTCTTTCAGCTGCTTTAACTGATCTTCAGTTATGTTGGTAAAATCGTTTTCTTCTAAATTTATCGTTTCTACTTTGGTAGAGAAGATTTCTTTAAAAGATTTTAGTTCCCAGTTTTTCAAATGATTTTTAGATAAATTTAAATATGTACATTCGTCGGGAATTAAATCTTTCAATCCTGAAAGATCGCTAATATGAAGGTTTGATAGGGATAATGTTTTAGAATTATTGGAGAGCTGAGCGAATTTTTTAACTCTTTCTACGCTCGTAGTCGATTTCTTTCTAAACTCTCTTCCTCCATGTAGATTAGTAATAAGCAGTGAACTTAGAAGCAAACAATTTCTTCTCATTTATGTAACCTATGACTGAGCAAAGGGAATAACCCATTTTTTGATTCTATTTTCGACAACATTCCAATCGATTTGATCCCAAAAGACATCAAGGTACGGTGTTCTTTTTATGCCAAAATCGATCATGT is a window from the Candidatus Babeliales bacterium genome containing:
- the prfA gene encoding peptide chain release factor 1; the encoded protein is MELSWQDLKKRHEELSNQLLSPSLDYAQRQEMQKEHSRLSNLLEKKKAIEAIEADKTSAQKEMASTQDAEMKVLFEEELHSLEEQLKKEQQSLENILYPPDPLDDRSVFLEIRAGTGGQEAALFAADLMKMYTNYALSKGWQVSLADMSETDLGGIREVTLHIQGDGVFGHLKFEAGVHRVQRVPKTETQGRVHTSTATVAVLPEADEVEFNISPADLRVDTFRAGGAGGQHVNKTESAVRITHIPTGVAVACQEERSQHKNRAKAMKMLQSRLLMAQREKQELEESHKRKEMVGTGMRAEKVRTYNFPQNRVTDHQVEVTLKKLDRVIEGDLEDIIQPLIAKGLEDRRKALAKAI
- a CDS encoding nucleoside transporter C-terminal domain-containing protein, coding for MFSYLLEYNRYMNLIGIFVILGIAFLFSRNRRAINYKLIINALVLQFIIGIITLRTSVGHRIVQSIANIVTIVYKCADAGVSFVFGNLGDPSQAWGFIFAVKVLPIIIFFGALMAALFHWGIIQRVVWAIGHVVQPFLGTSGAETLCAVANSFLGQTEAPLLIRNYLPTMTKSEIMVVMVSGMGTVSGAILAVFGQMGVPMVHLLTASVMAIPGSMLIAKILYPEEEKPKTSRGAQVSIAGTTETIFDALAIGTTDGMYLALNVGAMLISFLSLIALINVILGSGSEALNYYLADVGVRMPHLSLNYIFSYVFAPFGYLLGFTGTEAQQAGQLLGTKVTINELIAYSEMVKMGLSDRLVIIMTYALCGFSNFSCIGIQIGGIGVLVPEKRPWLCELGLVAVLGGSLSNLLSALIAGLLL